Proteins co-encoded in one Sulfurimonas sp. HSL1-2 genomic window:
- the hisH gene encoding imidazole glycerol phosphate synthase subunit HisH, whose translation MIGICDYNMGNLASVKNAFTLLGETVAVESDPEKLAGYDRLILPGVGAFGDAMEHLRERGMDEALKAYARSGKPMLGICLGMQLLFESSEEFGPNPGLGLISGKVVAFDTAKFDHPLKVPHMGWNRMFTKDHPLFAGLDEAHYLYFVHSFHAVAGEDADIIGETEYGYRFTSAVAHENVMGIQPHPEKSHKNGLQILKNFINL comes from the coding sequence ATGATAGGAATCTGTGACTACAACATGGGGAACCTGGCCAGTGTGAAAAACGCTTTCACGCTGCTGGGGGAGACGGTTGCCGTTGAAAGTGACCCGGAGAAACTCGCCGGGTACGACCGGCTCATCCTCCCGGGGGTCGGCGCGTTCGGGGACGCGATGGAGCACCTGCGCGAGCGGGGTATGGACGAGGCCCTGAAAGCTTATGCACGCAGCGGCAAGCCGATGCTCGGTATCTGCCTCGGCATGCAGCTGTTGTTTGAGAGCAGCGAGGAGTTCGGACCGAACCCGGGCCTGGGGCTGATCAGCGGGAAAGTCGTCGCGTTCGACACGGCGAAGTTCGACCACCCGCTGAAGGTGCCGCATATGGGATGGAACCGCATGTTTACGAAGGATCACCCCCTTTTTGCGGGCCTGGACGAGGCGCACTACCTCTATTTCGTCCACTCCTTCCACGCGGTGGCCGGCGAAGATGCCGATATCATCGGGGAGACGGAGTACGGCTACCGCTTCACCAGCGCCGTGGCGCATGAGAATGTGATGGGCATCCAGCCCCACCCGGAGAAGAGCCACAAGAACGGGCTGCAGATCCTGAAAAACTTTATCAACCTGTGA
- a CDS encoding PDC sensor domain-containing protein, with protein sequence MVARDIQNFSEIRTKARAYFCYLFSKNLPNRLPSITPEAIMARMQKIMGDLRDAEGIYLLDQKGVQVTPTFLPGNKQLDEDYGRIRSDRAYYYRAAREKRCTITDPYPSLITQDLTITASQPIFDEKGEMLYVACLDMPMDAVLQIAHPMALHSFYGRLFRYGYAAFTVMLAMVALLLFIKGVTTFLHFGLDVRNIEIKEVFESTILLTLALAIFDLVKTLFEEEVLGRHRQDNGASDPHKTMVRFLGSIIIALSIEALMLVFKFAMTEPAMLVNAIYIIGGVSMLLVALALYIKFTKRAVEE encoded by the coding sequence ATGGTCGCACGCGACATACAGAACTTTTCCGAGATCCGCACGAAAGCGCGGGCCTACTTTTGCTACCTCTTCTCCAAGAACCTGCCCAACCGTCTGCCGTCGATCACCCCCGAAGCGATCATGGCGCGTATGCAGAAGATCATGGGCGATCTGCGGGATGCAGAGGGAATCTACCTGCTGGACCAGAAGGGGGTGCAGGTCACCCCGACCTTCCTGCCGGGCAACAAACAGCTCGACGAGGATTACGGGCGTATCCGCTCCGACCGCGCCTACTACTACAGGGCGGCGCGGGAGAAGCGCTGTACCATCACCGACCCGTACCCTTCGCTGATCACGCAGGACCTTACCATCACGGCATCGCAGCCGATCTTTGATGAAAAGGGGGAGATGCTCTACGTCGCCTGCCTCGACATGCCGATGGACGCGGTGCTGCAGATTGCGCACCCGATGGCGCTGCACTCCTTCTACGGGCGTCTTTTCCGCTATGGCTACGCGGCGTTTACCGTGATGCTGGCCATGGTGGCACTGCTGCTCTTTATCAAGGGAGTGACGACCTTCCTGCACTTTGGGCTGGATGTCCGCAATATCGAGATCAAGGAGGTTTTCGAGTCGACGATCCTCCTGACGCTGGCCCTGGCCATATTCGACCTCGTCAAGACCCTCTTCGAGGAGGAGGTCCTGGGGCGCCACAGGCAGGACAACGGGGCATCGGACCCGCATAAAACGATGGTGCGTTTCCTCGGCTCCATCATCATCGCCCTCTCCATTGAGGCATTGATGCTCGTCTTCAAGTTCGCGATGACAGAGCCTGCCATGCTGGTTAATGCCATCTATATTATCGGCGGGGTCTCGATGCTGCTGGTGGCGCTGGCACTCTATATCAAATTTACGAAAAGAGCGGTTGAAGAATGA
- the pssA gene encoding CDP-diacylglycerol--serine O-phosphatidyltransferase, with the protein MATPSRSLAFLLPNLFTAASVFAGVYSMIAATQGRFGFAAWMILLSLIFDGLDGRVARLTNTCSRFGVEFDSLADIIAFGAAPAMLIYLYAGHEYGRFGVLVSALFVIFGAIRLARFNVMTVQSEPSVFIGVPIPTAATFAAVLVLLFTKYGGHATYGWIILVGALVTALLMVSNIRYPSFKKIDMHAMHVKRVLVGLLVTASLIFLYPIEGVALFFTLYILYGPLRATWFFYQRYTLLRRYRRRHKK; encoded by the coding sequence ATGGCAACGCCGTCGCGCTCGCTCGCTTTTCTGCTCCCGAACCTCTTTACCGCCGCAAGCGTCTTCGCCGGTGTCTACAGTATGATCGCTGCGACGCAGGGGCGCTTCGGTTTCGCCGCGTGGATGATCCTGCTCTCCCTGATCTTTGACGGGCTTGACGGCCGCGTCGCCCGTCTGACCAACACCTGCAGCCGTTTCGGCGTCGAGTTCGACTCCCTGGCCGATATCATCGCGTTCGGCGCGGCCCCTGCGATGCTCATCTACCTTTATGCAGGGCATGAGTACGGGCGTTTCGGGGTGCTTGTCAGTGCGCTCTTTGTCATTTTCGGTGCGATCCGACTGGCCCGTTTCAACGTGATGACCGTCCAGTCGGAACCTTCGGTCTTCATCGGGGTGCCTATTCCCACTGCGGCGACGTTTGCGGCCGTGCTGGTGCTGCTCTTTACGAAATACGGCGGCCATGCCACCTACGGTTGGATCATCCTCGTCGGTGCGCTGGTGACGGCGCTGCTGATGGTCAGCAATATCCGTTATCCCAGTTTCAAAAAGATCGATATGCATGCCATGCACGTCAAACGGGTCCTGGTGGGTCTGCTCGTGACGGCGTCGCTGATCTTCCTCTATCCCATCGAGGGCGTAGCCCTCTTTTTCACCCTCTATATCCTTTACGGCCCGCTGCGCGCTACCTGGTTTTTCTACCAGCGTTATACCCTGCTGCGCCGCTACCGCCGCCGCCATAAGAAGTAA
- a CDS encoding phosphatidylserine decarboxylase yields MNALSDLIVKEGWRPLGIAAAAALVCAFFDWDLAAWFFLALAGALLWKYRKPARTAAYFEKGSVTAPCDGRVTAIDTLSDGSVLVEIETGWFDAALLTVPFVEGVSAFETVIRGTRLPRRSALFDTLNERGALVFEDEEGRSVRLTHMLTLTPFSLLIDTTLPGKRRMRGERYGVLTHGVTRLTLPASTRVAVNPGERVYATQTLLGYMR; encoded by the coding sequence ATGAACGCCTTGTCAGATCTCATCGTCAAAGAGGGGTGGCGGCCGTTAGGCATTGCCGCAGCGGCAGCTTTGGTTTGCGCCTTTTTCGATTGGGATCTGGCGGCATGGTTTTTCCTGGCCTTGGCAGGTGCATTATTGTGGAAGTACCGCAAACCCGCCCGCACGGCGGCCTATTTTGAAAAGGGGAGCGTGACCGCGCCCTGCGACGGAAGAGTGACGGCGATTGACACCCTTTCCGACGGTAGTGTTCTCGTCGAGATCGAAACGGGCTGGTTCGATGCCGCCCTGCTGACGGTACCATTTGTGGAGGGCGTTTCCGCTTTCGAGACGGTGATCCGGGGGACGCGGTTGCCGCGCCGCTCTGCACTTTTTGATACGCTCAACGAACGGGGGGCCCTCGTGTTTGAGGACGAAGAGGGGCGGAGCGTCCGCCTGACGCATATGCTGACGCTCACCCCCTTCTCACTTCTGATCGACACGACGCTTCCCGGGAAGCGCCGCATGCGGGGCGAACGCTACGGGGTACTGACCCACGGGGTGACACGTCTCACGCTGCCGGCCTCGACACGGGTCGCCGTCAACCCGGGTGAAAGGGTCTACGCGACCCAGACCCTGCTGGGGTATATGAGGTAA
- a CDS encoding 50S ribosomal protein L11 methyltransferase produces the protein MDEIYYELTVNPSSHRELFADFLADTLPVGFEETDAGFVVRSEDDLSTMQWGLEQFAEALQKALGSSIDLEMTLEKKRTEDWVRAYQESVTPVDVEPFYVHPTWSDPNPERINIAIDPALAFGTGHHPTTATCLEAVGRFVEPGDDVIDVGCGSGILSIAACKLGATVDACDTDPVSVANTLENCELNDVDLRHIWEGSAAQATATYDVVIANIVADVLVFIADELKKLLRPGGRLILSGILDKYEAKIVEAYADMDVAERIAKEEWVTLVVTPKGQ, from the coding sequence ATGGATGAGATCTACTACGAACTGACCGTCAACCCCTCGTCTCACCGCGAGCTCTTCGCCGATTTCCTGGCCGATACCCTGCCGGTCGGTTTCGAAGAGACCGACGCGGGCTTTGTCGTCCGCAGCGAGGACGACCTCTCCACCATGCAGTGGGGGCTGGAGCAGTTTGCCGAAGCGCTGCAGAAAGCGCTGGGAAGCAGCATCGACCTAGAGATGACCCTGGAGAAGAAACGGACCGAGGACTGGGTGCGCGCCTACCAGGAGAGCGTCACCCCGGTCGACGTGGAGCCTTTTTACGTCCACCCGACCTGGAGCGATCCGAACCCCGAGCGCATCAACATCGCCATTGACCCGGCCCTGGCGTTCGGCACGGGGCACCACCCCACGACGGCGACCTGCCTTGAAGCGGTCGGCCGCTTTGTCGAGCCGGGCGACGACGTCATTGATGTCGGCTGCGGCAGCGGCATCCTCTCCATCGCCGCCTGTAAACTCGGCGCCACGGTCGACGCCTGCGACACGGACCCGGTTTCGGTCGCCAACACCCTGGAGAACTGCGAGCTCAACGATGTCGACCTTCGGCATATCTGGGAGGGCTCCGCGGCCCAGGCAACGGCGACGTACGATGTCGTCATCGCCAATATCGTCGCGGACGTCCTGGTCTTTATCGCCGACGAGCTGAAAAAGCTGTTGCGGCCGGGCGGCAGGCTGATTCTTTCAGGCATATTGGATAAATATGAAGCTAAAATTGTGGAGGCTTACGCGGATATGGATGTCGCGGAGCGAATCGCAAAAGAGGAATGGGTCACCCTGGTCGTGACACCAAAAGGACAATGA
- a CDS encoding MATE family efflux transporter translates to MNKKILALAIPNIVSNISVPLVSAVDTMLMGHQGSAELAALGLVSMIFVFLYGSLNFLRMGTTGMTAQAFGAHDVRGISLTLYRALLVTLLFAGLLLLFRGPLASTAFELMNVGAGYTDEAMRYFELRIWTAPAVLMLYALTGWYFGMQNAVIPLAVTLCINLVNIVFSYYFVMELGWGIEGAAYGTLIAQYAGLFLALAFLLKYKERLHPYNLSAMLQRSELGRFLHVNKDIFIRTTALTFVFAFFYSQAAKESEQTLTVMILLLQFVVWFSYSLDGFANAAESLVGRYYGAGAWEDFHRVIRYLFAWGVGFSLLYMLFYGLFGEAILHLYTDQQSIIDATLPFMPYVVAIPLLSFAAFIWDGVFIGMTAARALRNAILYSTALFLALFYLTRGTDFTYALWINFMLFFLFRGVVQSWMFYRKKEALG, encoded by the coding sequence ATGAATAAAAAGATCCTCGCCCTTGCGATCCCGAATATCGTCAGCAATATTTCCGTCCCGCTGGTCTCGGCGGTCGATACGATGCTGATGGGGCACCAGGGGAGTGCTGAGCTGGCCGCGCTGGGACTGGTGAGCATGATCTTCGTCTTCCTCTACGGTTCGCTCAATTTCCTGCGGATGGGAACGACGGGCATGACGGCACAGGCTTTCGGGGCGCACGATGTGCGTGGTATCTCCCTGACGCTCTACCGCGCTCTGCTCGTGACGCTGCTGTTTGCGGGACTGCTGCTGCTGTTCCGGGGGCCTCTGGCCTCTACGGCTTTCGAGTTGATGAATGTCGGGGCGGGGTATACCGACGAGGCGATGCGTTACTTCGAGCTGCGTATCTGGACGGCGCCGGCGGTCTTGATGCTCTATGCACTGACGGGGTGGTACTTCGGCATGCAGAATGCCGTGATCCCGCTCGCGGTCACCCTCTGCATCAATCTCGTCAATATCGTGTTCAGCTACTACTTCGTCATGGAGCTGGGCTGGGGAATCGAGGGGGCGGCGTACGGCACGCTCATCGCCCAGTACGCCGGGCTGTTTCTCGCGCTGGCATTTCTGCTGAAATACAAAGAGCGTCTGCACCCCTATAATCTCTCGGCGATGCTGCAGCGCAGTGAACTGGGGCGTTTCCTGCACGTCAACAAGGATATCTTCATCCGCACGACGGCACTGACCTTCGTCTTTGCCTTTTTCTATTCGCAGGCGGCCAAAGAGAGTGAGCAGACCCTGACAGTGATGATCCTGCTGCTGCAGTTCGTCGTCTGGTTCTCCTACAGTCTCGACGGCTTTGCCAACGCGGCGGAGTCGCTCGTCGGCCGTTATTACGGGGCCGGAGCGTGGGAAGATTTTCACCGGGTGATCCGCTACCTCTTCGCCTGGGGCGTCGGTTTCAGCCTGCTCTATATGCTCTTTTACGGCCTCTTCGGCGAGGCGATCCTGCACCTCTACACGGATCAGCAATCCATTATCGATGCGACGCTCCCCTTCATGCCCTACGTGGTCGCCATACCGCTGCTGAGCTTCGCCGCCTTCATCTGGGACGGTGTCTTCATCGGGATGACGGCGGCGCGCGCGCTGCGCAACGCGATTCTCTACTCGACCGCGCTCTTCCTCGCGCTTTTTTACCTGACGAGGGGGACGGATTTTACCTATGCGCTGTGGATCAATTTTATGCTTTTCTTCCTGTTCCGGGGGGTGGTTCAGAGCTGGATGTTTTACCGTAAAAAAGAGGCTTTGGGCTGA
- the ftsH gene encoding ATP-dependent zinc metalloprotease FtsH: MAQQDNNQENNNKNFFNQNPLITFAIFSVVVILIFKALIGEQGGNGVMGQSVSKTQEVSYSELKGLIESHSISKVAIGQSYIRALGEQNGQKITYTARKVANDDTLVPLLDKEKIDYSGFSESNWFTEMFGWLLPFLIIIAIWMFMAGRMQKNMGGGILGMGNAKKLVNSEKPKTKFDDVAGAEEAKEEVHEIVDFLRYPERYVELGAKIPKGVLLVGSPGTGKTLLAKAVAGEADVPFFSVSGSSFIEMFVGVGAARVRDLFEQAKKDAPSIIFIDEIDAIGKSRAAGGMMGGNDEREQTLNQLLAEMDGFSTDTPIIILAATNRPEILDPALLRPGRFDRQVLVDKPDYEGRIAILKVHVKGIKIDEDVDLEEIARLTAGLAGADLANIINEAALLAGRKSQKSVKQRDIRESVERAIAGLAKKSRRIDEKEKRIVAYHESGHALLAETTKGAKKVSKVSIVPRGLAALGYTLNTPEENKYLAQKHELLAEVDVLLGGRAAEEVFIGEISTGASNDLERATDIIKAMVQMYGMSDVAGLMVLERQRSTFLGGGMTQGREYSEKMAQDMDTFIKQTLAEHYVDVKTRLETYRGAIEDMVALLYKRENISGAEVREIIRGFETDNGMETLLDESAAAEANREVSEDMSQATAMQEDGTERS; encoded by the coding sequence ATGGCGCAACAAGACAATAATCAAGAGAACAATAACAAGAACTTTTTTAACCAGAACCCCCTGATCACCTTCGCGATCTTCTCGGTCGTCGTTATCCTGATCTTCAAAGCCCTCATCGGCGAGCAGGGCGGCAACGGTGTGATGGGCCAGAGCGTCAGCAAGACGCAGGAGGTCAGCTACTCCGAGCTCAAAGGCCTTATCGAGAGCCACAGCATCTCCAAAGTGGCAATCGGCCAGTCCTATATCCGGGCGCTGGGCGAGCAGAACGGCCAGAAGATCACCTATACGGCACGCAAGGTCGCCAACGACGATACCCTCGTACCGCTGCTGGACAAAGAGAAGATCGACTACAGCGGCTTCTCCGAGTCCAACTGGTTCACGGAGATGTTCGGATGGCTGCTGCCGTTTCTGATCATCATCGCCATCTGGATGTTCATGGCGGGCCGCATGCAGAAGAACATGGGCGGCGGTATCCTGGGGATGGGCAATGCCAAGAAGCTTGTCAACTCCGAAAAACCGAAGACGAAGTTTGACGACGTCGCCGGGGCGGAAGAGGCCAAAGAGGAGGTCCACGAGATCGTCGACTTTCTCCGTTACCCGGAGCGCTACGTCGAACTCGGCGCCAAGATCCCCAAAGGGGTCCTGCTCGTCGGTAGCCCGGGAACGGGTAAAACCCTTTTGGCGAAGGCCGTTGCGGGCGAAGCGGACGTTCCGTTCTTCTCCGTCTCGGGTTCAAGCTTTATCGAGATGTTCGTTGGGGTCGGGGCCGCGCGTGTCCGTGACCTGTTCGAACAGGCGAAGAAGGATGCTCCTTCCATCATCTTTATCGATGAGATCGATGCCATCGGTAAGAGCCGTGCCGCAGGCGGCATGATGGGCGGCAACGACGAACGGGAACAGACCCTCAACCAGCTGCTCGCCGAGATGGACGGGTTCAGTACCGATACGCCGATCATCATCCTGGCTGCGACAAACCGCCCGGAGATCCTCGACCCCGCACTCCTGCGCCCGGGCCGTTTCGACCGTCAGGTCCTCGTCGACAAGCCCGATTACGAGGGGCGTATCGCGATCCTGAAAGTCCACGTCAAGGGGATCAAGATCGACGAGGATGTCGATCTCGAGGAGATCGCCCGCCTGACCGCGGGGCTGGCGGGGGCCGACCTTGCGAACATCATCAACGAAGCGGCGCTGCTCGCGGGACGCAAGAGCCAGAAGAGCGTGAAACAGCGTGACATCCGCGAATCGGTCGAGCGTGCCATTGCCGGTCTCGCGAAGAAGAGCCGCCGCATTGACGAAAAAGAGAAGCGTATCGTCGCCTACCACGAAAGCGGCCATGCCCTGCTGGCGGAGACGACGAAGGGGGCGAAGAAGGTCTCCAAGGTCTCCATCGTCCCGCGCGGTCTTGCGGCGCTCGGCTATACGCTGAACACGCCCGAAGAGAACAAGTACCTGGCGCAGAAGCACGAGCTGCTGGCCGAAGTCGACGTCCTGCTGGGCGGCCGGGCGGCGGAGGAGGTCTTCATCGGCGAGATCTCGACGGGCGCGAGTAACGACCTGGAGCGTGCGACCGACATCATCAAGGCGATGGTGCAGATGTACGGTATGAGTGACGTTGCCGGCCTGATGGTCCTTGAGCGCCAGCGCAGCACTTTCCTCGGTGGGGGGATGACCCAGGGGCGCGAATACAGCGAAAAGATGGCCCAGGATATGGATACCTTTATCAAGCAGACGCTCGCAGAGCACTACGTCGACGTCAAAACGCGCCTGGAGACATACCGCGGGGCGATCGAGGATATGGTCGCCCTGCTGTATAAGCGCGAGAACATCAGCGGGGCCGAAGTCCGCGAGATTATCCGTGGCTTCGAGACGGACAACGGGATGGAGACGCTGCTGGACGAATCGGCGGCGGCCGAAGCCAACCGTGAAGTCTCGGAAGACATGTCGCAGGCCACTGCGATGCAAGAGGACGGAACGGAGCGGTCATGA
- the mgtE gene encoding magnesium transporter, with product MPAPIPDLIASLETQIACYEDGREADVHPYDIAELLLQLRSEDEASYLVLLSRLPETLQAQVLVELPKPCHEEVIEHFTPEEIADLTNTLDTDDAAELIRSIEEVDETVAGEVLQNLPASDRETLETLIAYDWEEAGAYMQTELFSAYIDEQIGDSVRRLKRLKAAKELDNVFQVYVIDRNRTFLGSIPLEDLILLGPQVSYETLVAEGVNRVAVRATDDIKTIVDIAENYDMNVVPVVDARGRLLGRITSDDIYDIIEERATGQLYNLAGVSDTAEQEESLLRIGKTRAVWLGINLVTAVAASAVIGLFDATIQSLVALAVLMPIVASMGGNAGTQTLTVTVRQMALGDISGGDARATVLKEVYLALMNGLLFAAVIGVVAWIWFSMPMLGAVIAASMVINLFSAGFFGALIPLLLQKMQIDPAVGSSVLLTTVTDIVGFFSFLGLASLILL from the coding sequence ATGCCCGCCCCGATCCCGGATCTGATTGCATCCCTGGAAACGCAGATCGCGTGTTATGAAGACGGACGGGAGGCCGACGTCCACCCCTACGATATCGCCGAGCTGCTGCTGCAGCTGCGCAGTGAAGACGAAGCCTCCTACCTTGTCCTCCTGTCGCGCCTGCCCGAGACCCTGCAGGCACAGGTCCTCGTCGAACTGCCGAAGCCGTGCCACGAGGAGGTGATCGAACACTTTACGCCCGAAGAGATCGCCGACCTCACCAATACCCTCGACACCGACGATGCCGCCGAGCTGATCCGCAGTATCGAGGAGGTGGACGAAACTGTCGCCGGCGAAGTGCTCCAGAACCTGCCCGCTTCCGACCGCGAAACCCTGGAGACGCTAATCGCCTATGACTGGGAAGAGGCGGGGGCCTACATGCAGACCGAGCTCTTCTCGGCCTACATCGACGAACAGATCGGCGACTCCGTCCGGAGGCTCAAGCGCCTCAAGGCGGCCAAGGAGCTCGACAACGTCTTCCAGGTCTACGTCATCGATCGCAACCGGACCTTCCTCGGTTCCATCCCGCTGGAGGATCTCATCCTCCTCGGCCCACAGGTTTCATACGAAACGCTGGTAGCCGAAGGCGTCAACCGCGTTGCCGTCCGGGCGACCGACGACATCAAAACCATCGTCGATATCGCCGAGAATTACGACATGAACGTCGTACCGGTCGTCGATGCCCGCGGACGGCTGCTGGGGCGTATCACCTCTGACGATATCTACGACATCATCGAGGAGCGTGCGACCGGGCAGCTCTACAACCTCGCCGGGGTCAGCGACACCGCGGAGCAGGAGGAGAGCCTGCTGCGCATCGGAAAGACCCGGGCCGTCTGGCTCGGGATCAACCTCGTCACCGCCGTTGCTGCTTCCGCAGTCATCGGTCTGTTCGATGCAACGATCCAGTCTCTGGTCGCCCTGGCCGTGCTCATGCCCATCGTCGCCTCCATGGGCGGCAACGCCGGAACGCAGACGCTGACCGTCACCGTACGGCAGATGGCCCTGGGAGACATCAGCGGCGGGGATGCCCGCGCGACCGTGCTTAAAGAGGTCTACCTCGCCCTGATGAACGGGCTGCTCTTTGCCGCCGTCATCGGGGTCGTCGCCTGGATCTGGTTTTCGATGCCTATGCTCGGCGCCGTCATCGCCGCTTCGATGGTCATCAACCTATTCTCGGCAGGTTTTTTCGGTGCTCTTATCCCCCTGCTGCTGCAGAAAATGCAGATCGATCCCGCCGTCGGTTCCTCCGTCCTGCTGACGACGGTCACGGACATCGTCGGCTTCTTCAGTTTCCTGGGGTTGGCGAGCCTGATTCTGCTCTGA
- the hisA gene encoding 1-(5-phosphoribosyl)-5-[(5-phosphoribosylamino)methylideneamino]imidazole-4-carboxamide isomerase, producing MTILPAIDLKDGEAVRLTKGLMESAKVYSSQPWELVKRFEELGAEWVHLVDLNGAFAGEPKNLEQIEKIRQNCSVKLELGGGIRDEATIKRYLDLGIDRVILGSIAVKDPAFVKAMAAKYPVVVGIDAIDGYVAVEGWGEVSEMKATDLAKAFADAGVEAIICTDVGRDGTLSGVNVDFTLDIARASGIPTIASGGVRDDSDLAALAVTDEVAGVIIGKAFYEGTIDLEEVLKVYGNG from the coding sequence ATGACGATTTTACCCGCAATTGACCTGAAAGACGGCGAGGCGGTCCGCCTCACCAAGGGGCTGATGGAGAGTGCGAAAGTGTACTCCTCCCAGCCCTGGGAACTTGTCAAGCGTTTCGAGGAGCTGGGGGCCGAATGGGTCCACCTCGTGGACCTCAACGGCGCCTTCGCCGGGGAACCGAAGAACCTGGAACAGATCGAGAAGATCCGCCAGAACTGCAGCGTCAAGCTGGAACTCGGCGGCGGGATCCGCGACGAGGCGACGATCAAACGTTACCTCGACCTGGGCATCGACCGCGTCATTCTCGGTTCCATCGCCGTCAAGGACCCGGCATTCGTCAAGGCAATGGCGGCCAAATACCCCGTCGTCGTCGGGATCGACGCCATTGACGGCTACGTCGCCGTCGAAGGGTGGGGCGAAGTGAGCGAGATGAAAGCGACGGACCTGGCCAAGGCCTTCGCCGATGCGGGTGTCGAAGCGATCATCTGTACCGACGTCGGCCGCGACGGGACGCTCAGCGGCGTCAATGTCGACTTTACCCTCGATATCGCCCGCGCTTCGGGCATCCCGACGATCGCCAGCGGCGGGGTCCGCGACGACAGCGACCTGGCGGCGCTGGCCGTGACGGACGAAGTCGCCGGCGTCATTATCGGAAAGGCCTTCTACGAAGGGACGATCGACCTCGAAGAGGTACTCAAGGTGTACGGAAATGGATGA
- the waaC gene encoding lipopolysaccharide heptosyltransferase I, with the protein MNIARIAIVRLSALGDIINSAVVLQFIRRHHPEARIDWITEAQFTPMLQGHPELATVHGIPLKQLKREKRFGLLRDTVRDLRALGPYDVIIDMQGLLKSALVARLLGPNVHGFDAASAREGAAALFYRTKSRIPYEANIIRRNCDIVAEALGFTVSDAELLAKAPALPVGPRPGFLDDAPYIAVVVGASWPSKCYPPAQLAAVCDALPLPCILVWGSEGEHMDAEEIAAESPNARVAPKIGLPALRDLIGHAALTVGGDTGPTHLAWALNRPSVVLYGPTTPRMMFETPQNVALESDSVVDILRIDKTDMSIGTIPPESVIQKAKELL; encoded by the coding sequence ATGAATATAGCGCGCATCGCCATCGTCCGCCTCAGTGCCCTGGGTGACATCATCAACAGTGCCGTCGTCCTGCAGTTCATCCGCCGGCACCATCCCGAAGCCCGCATCGACTGGATCACGGAGGCCCAGTTCACCCCCATGCTGCAGGGGCATCCCGAACTCGCTACCGTCCACGGCATCCCGCTCAAGCAGCTCAAACGCGAAAAACGCTTCGGCCTGCTGCGCGACACGGTCCGCGATCTGCGCGCCCTCGGCCCCTATGACGTCATTATCGACATGCAGGGGCTGCTCAAATCGGCCCTCGTCGCCCGCCTGCTCGGCCCGAACGTCCACGGTTTTGATGCCGCATCGGCCCGGGAGGGCGCGGCCGCGCTCTTCTACCGCACCAAAAGCCGTATCCCCTACGAGGCCAACATTATCCGCCGCAACTGCGACATCGTCGCGGAGGCGCTCGGTTTCACCGTCAGCGATGCGGAGCTGCTCGCCAAAGCCCCGGCACTGCCGGTCGGCCCGCGTCCGGGTTTTCTTGACGATGCACCGTACATCGCCGTCGTCGTCGGGGCGTCCTGGCCGTCAAAATGCTACCCGCCGGCCCAGCTGGCCGCCGTCTGCGATGCCCTTCCCCTGCCCTGCATCCTCGTCTGGGGCTCAGAGGGCGAACACATGGACGCCGAGGAGATCGCAGCAGAGAGCCCCAACGCCCGTGTCGCCCCGAAAATCGGTCTGCCCGCACTGCGCGACCTCATCGGCCACGCGGCGCTGACCGTCGGCGGGGATACGGGACCGACGCACCTCGCCTGGGCATTGAACCGTCCCTCCGTCGTCCTCTACGGCCCGACGACCCCCCGGATGATGTTCGAAACACCGCAGAATGTCGCTCTCGAATCGGACTCCGTCGTCGACATCCTCCGTATCGACAAGACCGACATGAGCATCGGGACGATTCCCCCCGAGTCAGTCATCCAGAAAGCGAAAGAGCTGCTATGA